One Salmo trutta chromosome 24, fSalTru1.1, whole genome shotgun sequence genomic region harbors:
- the LOC115161071 gene encoding zinc finger protein 292 isoform X1 gives MAEGESDLETDRLELELETLYIYSNDNCSVQSKEYCSEFCKLVEVHTGRWQVPLPQLKVLRTALTCFTRATVAYPDDCQHVCYALSSLALSFFELMLFFGKEEFLEAPLRDILASFQACHRRLLRHRNVYLLQVRQIIKDGGPWERPALQAILKDTALTQTEVEKYLSSEKPVFFELRVRYLQACERVREAMALAKCCLEHPEVWRHLFFHQAYLTCLYKASLHQHLHEEMAEIDGRDAVEIICNAESQEKDELLLSLCKAFLSQRLHNGDMYYIWDLVFLWSRLYLRAHPSKQGFLSECRQLMLSAINASAIFPFIKVITAEMGSEGVPLCVELCATALQTDLQSDPVTRCLLCKTMAFLLPRDLEVCRLCALLVFCLERSMEAYKTMYLLYTYPDEEPHPQHTHVRTNIRFYILQVLKKGLFFDPEFWNLLTLRTHCLELMTDKAMRDALNELKEEEELEQVEEEWIPSYWMEEETCRIHTDASHLHPHTNRALESSDTVGQEHEEALNGDAPESQTEDFSVRRRRRKRRWRRRKCRSDIEYADDPDIKYSLIHNLSSESSTKLPANRQREYLARHVKNQILKRRSRKPRWLLLEMTRQTENMSPGGTREKRREGMRGEGKRQGGEGKERGHGKEDKREMRQGRESKRPYRRTISCMELSFPENEVPVDQEVVESHLEPSVRIKQQHSESEKYVNMGQPNGVYGERPFKYKPESDVETSVVETSVVETSVVEPSVVEPSAVEPSAVEPSAVEPLEAEPSDAKPLDSKRSVVEPSDIEPLEVEPLEVEPLDVEPLDVKVLEGPSEQTDPELDGPALEMEECPLKLFHIYAKLSKGTAAKELHSRESEFTVTEVGPDSNTQGEETEPGKAPVRSKHLRFHCSHCQKLFKGGNVVRHTLAHLKLRKTRLSCVFCGKHFQRYNRAKEHVLEHIEELRTSTANIKVKPAVNGETYPSKNINQASENEAKPGENVTEPSTPTDQPPKPKCVKAKPVVSKQSRIIQNLRNLIRKNQKCKMDTDNLKSVEVTDEQVTVKDKVVIVREVVPGKETEGGEDKESEGGEEEGKQKQYHLCPSEGCDSIFMKIGPSLLRHAVTYHMEDAAVLDKTFQWGKGKCQICQRLLLVIEHYRDHMKLHDALLKHACLHTNCGQRFKTAQELKDHIDTHRPLQAPCGYSGCREIFFTLPSLHDHEWRHYTQPQSKDELEQGATTELSPEGEAPWKQRAKSQDVTVHGSKGQRETPTPKSRRSDPHEKCLYCNRYLWNHQHFLEHMKIHDAPLKQVCLHLNCGQRFSITHLLWEHMDTHLPLQAPCGYSGCGLIFSHLPSLHDHEWRHYIQGQPKDEPTEEQSATKEEGQTPELDTNGNDYDGPMETPGTVHGVVTTPNHCTMKLINGHDEKDKKDQAPETAVPTTTTTSPSPTPPSQTTTSTHPHPRILQNITEPMTMRDVDNIVSLAQVVPGGEEPVIAEHKTFKLEDPSYLPLAKAPLIRPPPSTYLTEAALSMRKRRKPSEITSCGTGKKSKAAVKGSVAEKEAPQRQRCSKCFSSFTSTEELEKHLSQNTCSSLFSFDSDDDSE, from the exons ATGGCGGAGGGGGAAAGTGATTTGGAAACAGACAGGCTAGAATTGGAACTGGAGACTTTGTACATATACTCTAACGACAACTGTTCGGTACAAAGCAAAGAATATTGCTCTGAGTTTTGTAAG CTGGTAGAGGTGCACACAGGGAGATGGCAGGTGCCGCTGCCCCAGCTGAAGGTGCTGCGGACGGCTCTGACCTGCTTCACCAGAGCCACTGTTGCCTACCCCGATGACTGTCAGCACGTCTGTTATGCTCTCAGCAGCTTGGCTTT GAGCTTCTTTGAGCTGATGTTGTTCTTCGGGAAAGAGGAGTTCCTGGAGGCCCCCCTGAGGGACATATTAGCCTCTTTTCAG GCCTGCCATCGCCGCCTGCTGAGACACAGGAACGTGTACCTGCTGCAGGTGAGGCAGATCATCAAAGATGGCGGTCCCTGGGAGAGACCTGCTCTGCAGGCCATCCTGAAAGACACAGCCCTCACACAGACAGAAG TGGAGAAGTATTTGAGCTCAGAGAAGCCAGTGTTCTTTGAGCTGCGTGTGCGGTACCTGCAGGCCTGTGAGCGCGTGCGGGAGGCCATGGCCCTGGCTAAGTGCTGCCTGGAGCACCCAGAGGTGTGGAGGCACCTGTTCTTCCACCAGGCCTACCTTACCTGCCTGTACAAGGCCTCACTACACCAACACCTGCACGAGGAG ATGGCTGAGATAGATGGCAGAGACGCAGTAGAGATAATCTGTAACGCAGAGAGCCAGGAGAAAGATGAGCTGCTGCTGTCTCTGTGCAAAGCCTTCCTCAGTCAACGGCTACACAACGGAGACATGTACTACATCTG GGATCTGGTGTTCTTGTGGAGCAGACTGTACCTCAGGGCCCATCCCTCTAAGCAGGGCTTCCTGTCTGAGTGTCGCCAGCTGATGCTCTCCGCCATCAACGCCAGCGCCATCTTCCCCTTCATCAAAGTCATCACAGCAGAG ATGGGTAGTGAGGGAGTGCCGTTGTGTGTGGAGCTTTGTGCTACAGCGTTACAGACAGACCTCCAGTCTGACCCTGTAACACGCTGTCTGCTGTGTAAGACCATGGCCTTCCTGCTCCCCAGGGACCTGGAGGTATGTCGCCTTTGTGccctgctagtgttctgtctggaacgtagcatggaggcctacaagaCCATGTATCTGCTCTACACATACCCCGATGAGGAGCCACACCCCCAGCACACCCATGTCAGAACCAACATCCGCTTCTATATCCTACAG GTGCTGAAGAAAGGTCTGTTCTTTGACCCAGAGTTCTGGAATCTGCTGACCCTGAGAACCCACTGTCTGGAGCTGATGACTGACAAGGCCATGAGGGATGCTCTCAATGAgctgaaggaggaagaggagttggAGCAGGTGGAGGAGGAGTGGATACCAAGCTACTGGATGGAGGAGGAGACATGCAGAATACACACAGATGCCTCCCACctccacccacacactaacaGAGCACTGGAGAGCTCTGACACTGTAGGTCAGGAACATGAGGAGGCATTGAATGGGGATGCTCCTGAGTCACAGACAGAGGACTTctctgtgaggaggaggaggaggaagaggaggtggaggagaagaaagTGTAGGTCAGATATTGAGTATGCTGACGACCCAGACATTAAGTACTCCCTCATTCACAATCTCAGTTCTGAAAGCTCCACCAAGCTACCGGCCAATCGGCAGAGAGAATACCTGGCCAGACATGTGAAGAACCAGATCCTGAAGAGACGCAGCAGGAAACCAAGATGGCTGCTCCTGGAGATGACCAGACAGACGGAGAACATGTCCCCAGGGGGAACGAGGGAGAAGCGacgggagggaatgagaggagagggtaagagacagggaggggaggggaaagagaggggccaTGGAAAGGAGGATAAGAGAGAGATGAGGCAGGGAAGGGAGAGTAAGAGACCTTACCGTCGGACTATATCTTGCATGGAGCTGTCCTTCCCTGAAAATGAAGTGCCTGTTGACCAGGAAGTGGTAGAGAGTCATCTAGAACCCAGTGTTCGTATTAAACAACAGCACAGTGAGTCTGAGAAATATGTTAACATGGGACAGCCTAATGGTGTGTATGGTGAGAGACCGTTTAAGTATAAACCAGAGTCAGACGTGGAGACTTCGGTGGTGGAGACTTCGGTGGTGGAGACTTCGGTGGTGGAGCCTTCGGTGGTGGAGCCTTCGGCGGTGGAGCCTTCGGCGGTGGAGCCTTCGGCGGTGGAGCCTTTAGAAGCGGAGCCTTCAGACGCAAAGCCTTTAGACTCCAAACGTTCAGTAGTAGAGCCTTCTGACATAGAGCCTTTAGAAGTAGAGCCTTTAGAAGTAGAGCCTTTAGACGTGGAGCCTTTAGATGTGAAGGTTTTAGAAGGTCCCAGTGAGCAGACTGACCCAGAGTTGGATGGTCCAGCCTTGGAGATGGAGGAATGTCCACTGAAACTGTTCCACATCTACGCCAAACTTTCCAAAGGGACAGCTGCTAAGGAACTACATTCTAGAGAAAGTGAATTCACAGTGACAGAGGTGGGACCAGACTCAAACACTCAG GGGGAAGAGACCGAGCCAGGCAAGGCTCCAGTACGCTCCAAACACCTGCGCTTCCACTGCAGCCACTGCCAGAAGCTCTTCAAGGGAGGCAACGTGGTGAGACACACCCTGGCCCACCTGAAGCTGAGGAAGACCAGGCTCAGCTGTGTCTTCTGCGGCAAACACTTCCAAAGGTACAACCGCGCCAAGGAACACGTTCTAGAGCACATAGaggaactgagaacttccacagCCAACATTAAGGTCAAACCTGCTGTCAATGGGGAGACATATCCCTCAAAGAATATTAATCAAGCCTCAGAGAACGAAGCGAAACCCGGTGAGAACGTGACCGAGCCCTCGACTCCGACGGACCAGCCTCCTAAACCCAAATGTGTTAAAGCCAAGCCGGTGGTGAGCAAGCAGAGTAGAATCATCCAGAACCTGAGAAACCTGATCAGAAAGAACCAGAAGTGTAAAATGGACACGGACAACCTGAAGTCTGTGGAAGTGACTGATGAACAGGTGACTGTGAAAGACAAAGTGGTGATCGTGAGAGAAGTGGTGCCTgggaaggagacagagggaggagaggacaaggagagcgagggaggagaggaggaggggaagcagAAGCAGTACCACCTGTGTCCTTCAGAGGGCTGTGACAGCATCTTTATGAAGATCGGCCCATCGCTGCTGAGACACGCTGTCACCTACCACATGGAGGACGCAGCCGTCCTGGACAAGACCTTCCAGTGGGGGAAGGGGAAGTGCCAGATCTGCCAGAG GCTCTTGTTGGTGATTGAGCACTACAGAGACCACATGAAGCTCCACGATGCTCTTCTAAAACATGCGTGTCTCCACACGAACTGTGGCCAACGCTTCAAGACTGCCCAGGAGCTCAAAGACCACATAGACACCCACCGCCCTCTCCAGGCCCCCTGTGGGTACTCCGGCTGTAGGGAGATCTTCtttaccctcccctctctccacgaCCACGAGTGGAGGCACTATACCCAGCCCCAGTCTAAAGACGAGCTGGAGCAGGGCGCTACCACAGAGCTGAGCCCTGAGGGCGAGGCCCCCTGGAAACAGAGGGCGAAGAGCCAGGATGTGACAGTGCACGGGTCGAAGGGGCAGAGGGAAACGCCTACTCCCAAAAGCAGGCGCTCTGATCCTCATGAGAAGTGCCTTTACTGTAACAG GTACCTGTGGAACCACCAGCACttcctagaacacatgaagaTCCATGATGCTCCTCTGAAACAGGTGTGTCTCCACCTGAACTGTGGCCAGCGCTTCTCCATAACCCACTTACTCTGGGAGCACATGGATACGCACCTGCCTCTCCAGGCCCCCTGTGGGTACTCCGGCTGTGGGCTGATCTtctcccacctcccctctctccacgaCCACGAGTGGAGGCATTACATCCAGGGCCAGCCTAAAGACGAGCCGACAGAGGAGCAAAGCGCTACCAAAGAGGAGGGGCAGACTCCGGAGTTAGACACCAACGGTAACGACTATGATGGCCCAATGGAGACTCCAGGCACTGTTCATGGTGTTGTCACCACACCTAATCATTGCACAATGAAACTCATCAACGGCCATGATGAAAAGGATAAGAAAGACCAAGCCCCCGAGACAGCCGtccctaccaccactaccacctctccctctcccacacccCCATCCCAAACCACCACATCCACACACCCCCATCCCAGAATCCTCCAAAACATCACTGAGCCAATGACCATGAGGGACGTGGACAATATCGTTAGTTTGGCTCAGGTGGTGCCTGGCGGAGAGGAACCTGTCATTGCGGAACACAAGACCTTCAAACTAGAGGATCCTTCCTACCTACCACTGGCCAAAGCTCCCCTCATCCGCCCGCCCCCCTCTACATACCTGACCGAGGCAGCCCTCAGCATGCGCAAGCGCAGGAAGCCCAGCGAGATCACTTCCTGCGGGACTGGCAAAAAGAGTAAGGCTGCGGTAAAGGGGAGTGTGGCTGAGAAGGAGGCCCCTCAAAGACAGCGCTGCTCCAAGTGTTTCTCCTCCTTCACTAGCACCGAGGAACTGGAGAAACATCTCTCCCAAAATACCTGCTCCTCCCTCTTCAGCTTCGACTCCGATGACGACAGTGAGTAG